In Candidatus Binatus sp., a single window of DNA contains:
- a CDS encoding choice-of-anchor D domain-containing protein, translating to MKILSSALDGIAERIGISGRSIALALVCAIAGFAMLVATAVPVISQSLEAPAPAVPAAAIPSSAPQTLGAPPSPLSLEPSEAAMQPLAIATPVVLPGSWAPLGPAPIQNGQDENVVPTNNVAGAVEAVAAKPGDANTLYVGAVNGGIWKTTNGTNASPTWTPLTDTQASQSIGALKFDPTDPTHNTLVAGNGNFSALNNIGGARVGLLRTTDGGANWTPINGGGTLTGQNISGVAARGSTIVTAANTADANYCTNLGIFRSINSGASFTQISGAAGSDLPGGLSHDLAEDPSDNSILYTDMLFADLCTGGTNGIYKSTDGGATWAIVSNSTMNALLTDKNTVNVKMAVGNSSNVYVAIENSGTDAVSGLPTNGDLAGLFRSSDGGTTWAQLDLPTTVDGCATFGLNPGGQGGIHLSIVADLSNVNLVYIGGDRQPQQNEGCGAETWPNSLGANSFSGRSFRVDASQATGHQVANLTNMTVAAFPGGGTASNSSPHADSRQMVFDANGNILQVGDGGIYRRTSPRDATGDWFANDGNLQVTELHGLAYDRNSKVLFGAAQDTGTPAELTQGGLPWTDLLQGDGDDAAVDFTSMVGKSIRYLAYYDLGGFTAEVFDASNTLVSQTLPALTVNGGGAPLVAQFALPYKVNAISPTRLLFGAGNALYESTDGGNTITELSPAIVVNDGFGHAAMVYGGHSGTDDADLIYAGKKAQIFIRTVAPPTALTQLSAYPGTLNVNGIAVDPTDFTDVIAVDQSHVFRSINSGASWTDITGNLATFGVTPFDSVEFLSNGSSSAILVGTYKGVFKAQVSSPDSWSQLGTGFPDVFTYRLIFDSVDNVLVAGTLGRGAWKFMPAATATATATAMATSAATATSTSTPTSTPTPTVTPTATATAVPAALKFAPKTVGFPATIVLGSNGATSSPKNLALSNLKNKKQDAPITISSIKASTGEFSASQNCVGQLAAGAECKVAITFTPADAGLRPATLIIASNASNPSLSVDLKGIGELGKIVIKPKELNFGKIATGVSSPTKSFNLVNRNPVPMSISGISSTDPEFAPSTACVGTLAAGGSCTVSVIFTPSASGRKSATISISDDAAKSPQTVHVVGIGK from the coding sequence TTGCCGGGTTTGCGATGCTGGTAGCCACAGCCGTTCCGGTAATCTCGCAATCACTGGAAGCCCCGGCCCCGGCGGTTCCGGCAGCCGCGATTCCCAGCTCCGCGCCGCAAACGCTCGGAGCGCCGCCGTCCCCACTCTCGCTCGAGCCGAGCGAGGCGGCAATGCAGCCGTTAGCGATAGCTACGCCCGTGGTCCTCCCCGGTAGCTGGGCGCCGTTGGGTCCCGCTCCGATCCAAAATGGCCAGGACGAGAATGTCGTGCCGACCAACAACGTGGCCGGCGCGGTCGAAGCGGTGGCTGCCAAGCCCGGCGACGCGAACACCTTGTACGTCGGCGCTGTCAACGGCGGAATCTGGAAGACCACCAACGGCACCAATGCGAGCCCGACTTGGACACCGCTCACTGACACTCAAGCGTCACAGTCGATCGGCGCGCTCAAGTTCGATCCTACCGACCCTACTCACAACACGCTGGTCGCCGGCAACGGTAATTTCAGCGCCTTAAATAATATCGGAGGCGCCCGAGTGGGCCTGCTCCGCACCACCGACGGCGGCGCGAACTGGACTCCGATCAATGGCGGCGGCACGCTCACCGGACAGAATATCTCGGGGGTCGCGGCGCGCGGCTCGACCATCGTGACCGCCGCGAACACTGCAGATGCGAACTACTGTACGAACCTGGGTATCTTCCGCAGCATCAACAGCGGCGCGAGCTTCACCCAGATCTCGGGCGCCGCAGGCAGTGACCTGCCGGGCGGTCTGTCGCACGACCTCGCCGAGGATCCGAGCGATAATTCGATTCTTTACACCGATATGCTGTTCGCGGACCTATGTACGGGGGGCACGAACGGAATTTACAAATCGACCGACGGCGGAGCGACTTGGGCGATCGTCAGCAATTCCACCATGAACGCGCTCCTCACCGACAAGAATACGGTGAACGTCAAGATGGCGGTTGGGAACAGCAGCAACGTCTATGTGGCGATCGAAAACAGCGGCACTGACGCGGTCAGCGGCTTGCCCACCAACGGCGATCTGGCCGGGCTGTTCCGCTCGAGCGACGGTGGAACCACCTGGGCGCAGCTCGATTTGCCAACTACGGTGGACGGATGCGCCACCTTCGGGCTGAATCCGGGCGGCCAAGGTGGAATCCATCTCTCGATCGTCGCGGATCTCAGCAACGTGAACCTCGTCTATATCGGAGGTGACCGCCAGCCTCAGCAAAACGAAGGCTGCGGCGCCGAAACGTGGCCCAACTCGCTGGGCGCGAACAGCTTCAGCGGCAGATCGTTTCGCGTCGATGCGTCCCAAGCGACCGGCCACCAGGTGGCCAACCTCACCAATATGACGGTCGCCGCCTTCCCCGGCGGCGGCACCGCCAGCAACAGCTCGCCGCACGCCGACTCGCGCCAGATGGTGTTCGATGCCAATGGCAATATTCTGCAGGTCGGCGACGGCGGCATCTATCGGCGCACCAGTCCGCGCGACGCCACCGGCGATTGGTTCGCGAACGACGGCAATCTGCAGGTAACCGAGCTTCACGGCCTCGCCTACGACCGCAACTCGAAGGTGCTGTTCGGCGCCGCGCAGGATACCGGTACACCGGCGGAGCTAACGCAGGGTGGGCTCCCATGGACCGACTTGTTACAAGGCGACGGCGACGATGCGGCGGTGGATTTCACCTCGATGGTTGGGAAATCCATCCGGTACCTCGCCTACTACGACCTAGGAGGCTTCACTGCTGAGGTATTCGACGCCTCGAACACTCTTGTGTCGCAAACGCTCCCCGCGCTGACCGTGAATGGAGGAGGCGCCCCGCTGGTGGCGCAATTTGCTCTCCCGTACAAAGTCAACGCGATCAGCCCGACCCGGCTTCTGTTCGGCGCGGGCAACGCGCTTTACGAATCGACCGACGGCGGCAACACCATCACCGAGCTGTCTCCGGCGATCGTCGTGAACGACGGATTCGGCCATGCCGCGATGGTGTACGGCGGCCATTCCGGAACCGACGATGCGGACCTGATTTACGCCGGGAAGAAGGCCCAGATATTCATCCGGACCGTAGCCCCCCCCACCGCATTGACGCAGCTCAGTGCTTACCCCGGAACCTTGAACGTCAATGGGATCGCGGTTGACCCCACCGATTTCACCGACGTAATCGCGGTCGATCAGAGCCATGTGTTCCGCAGCATCAACAGCGGCGCGAGCTGGACGGACATCACCGGGAACCTCGCCACCTTCGGCGTGACGCCGTTCGATTCGGTCGAGTTTCTGAGTAACGGTAGTTCGAGCGCGATCCTGGTCGGGACCTATAAGGGCGTGTTCAAGGCCCAGGTGAGCAGCCCAGACAGTTGGTCGCAGCTTGGAACCGGATTTCCCGATGTCTTCACCTATCGGCTCATCTTCGATTCGGTTGACAACGTGCTGGTAGCGGGGACGCTCGGACGCGGCGCGTGGAAGTTCATGCCCGCCGCGACGGCCACGGCGACGGCTACCGCAATGGCAACATCGGCGGCGACTGCCACCTCGACGTCTACTCCCACTTCAACGCCCACTCCGACAGTGACGCCGACCGCGACGGCCACCGCCGTCCCGGCCGCACTCAAGTTCGCGCCCAAAACCGTCGGCTTCCCGGCGACCATCGTGCTGGGCTCCAACGGTGCGACCAGCAGTCCCAAGAATCTCGCGCTTAGCAACCTCAAGAACAAGAAGCAGGATGCACCGATCACGATCAGCTCGATCAAGGCGAGCACGGGCGAGTTCTCCGCTTCGCAGAACTGCGTGGGCCAGCTCGCCGCAGGCGCCGAGTGCAAAGTCGCGATCACCTTCACCCCCGCCGACGCCGGCCTCCGCCCCGCGACGCTCATCATCGCCAGCAACGCGAGCAACCCCTCGCTCTCGGTGGATCTCAAGGGCATCGGCGAGCTGGGTAAGATTGTGATCAAGCCCAAGGAGCTCAACTTCGGCAAGATCGCGACGGGCGTGTCCAGTCCGACCAAGAGCTTCAACCTCGTCAACCGCAACCCGGTTCCGATGTCGATCAGCGGGATCAGTTCGACCGACCCGGAGTTCGCGCCCTCAACCGCATGCGTAGGCACGCTCGCGGCGGGCGGAAGTTGCACGGTGTCGGTTATTTTCACGCCCTCGGCGTCCGGCCGGAAGAGCGCGACGATCTCGATTAGCGATGACGCGGCGAAGAGCCCGCAAACGGTTCATGTGGTGGGCATCGGCAAGTAA